CGCCGACGGCTTCGAGTCCGGGAACACCTCCGCCTGGAGCGACAGTCAGTCGTGAGGTGAAGTCGCGCCGGCGGAGCCCGTCGGCGCGATCAGAAACTCCAGCAGGCGGCGTTTGGTGCCGGCTTCGAGAATCAGCTCGAAATGTCCGCCTCGGATATAGAACGGTTCCGCCGCCAGCGCCGCCAGCTCTGATCGCGACAGCCAGAGCTGGCTGTCGCGGGTGGCGTGCTCATCCCCCGGAGCGGTCGCGCGATAGCGCAGGTAGGAGCGCGACTTCAGCCAGCGATCGCCGGTGAACTGCAACCGCCAGCCCTCCCGGTGGCGCCGCAGCACGGCGCGATCCGGGGTTTCGCGATAGGCGTTCTGGAGCAAGAAGATCGGGGGCATCGGACCTCCGACGGTCCCCTCCGGATCCTGCTTCAAAACCGCTTGGAAACGCTTCGCCCGATCGAGCTGCTGCTGCAAGAAGCGCCGCCGGGCGCCGGCGTCGCCGAACAGCTCCGGCCGCGGGTCGCGCTGCAGGCGAGCGGCCGCCCGGCGACCGAAGACGGACCAGCCATAGCGCTCCCACTCGGCGGCGTCCCAGAGGTCGATGGCGAGCGGGTTGCCATCTGCGTCGAGGAAGAAGTCCCGTTCGCGATAGGCCGGCAGCTCCTGGTAGAGAGAAGGAAAGGTGAACAGAACCTCGGGATGGAGGCTCCGGCCCACCAGCGGCAGGTAGACCCGGCCGCGATCGAGCTCGCGCAGGATGCGCAGGCTGCCACCGTTGGCGCTCCCCACCAGCACCAGCCGAGTGATGTCGAGACCGCTCGGAGGCCTGCCCCGGCCGGCCTCGACATCCTCCAGTGAAGCCTCTCCGAAGCGGCTCAAGTAGCGGCAGATGTGGGCCCCGTTGCTCTGGCAGACGAGAGCCACCCTGAGAGTCTCTAGGCCGCGGGCTCGGCGCAGCCGATCGAGCTGATCGAAGAGCTGGCGGGCCGAAACCACGTTGTCCTGTCGCCAGTCATAGGGAAACGGGAAGAGGGTCGCCTGTGGATCCGGTCGGGCCAGCTCGCCGGTGCGGTAGCCGGCGGTCTCGAGGAGCTCGACGATCGGGCCATAGATCGGCTTGGTGACGCCGGCGAGACGAACTTGGGACAGGATGCGCGGTGCCACCACCCGCGGATCGCTCGGTGGACTGGCGATCGAGCGGGCCAGCGCGTAGCCGCCATCGCGCGGCAACAGCAGCCGGCTGCCGGTTCCCCACAGCACCTCGCCACTTTCGGCGTCGGTCAGCAGCGAGCCGGTGACACCCGGCACGAAGACCACCAGGGTGCGCTCGTCGGAGGTCTCGAATGGGCCCGGAATGGCGACCGGCTCGGGGCCACGACAAGCGCCCAGAAGAAAGCCGATGGCAAGGCTGGAAACGAAGCGAAGGGAGCGCCGCGACACGGCGCGCAGGCTATCATCGCCCTGGTCGGCACCAGCCCTCGGATGCCGGTCGAAATCGAAACCTCAGGAGAGCTCGCGATGAGCACGAAAATCTGGCAGGTCTACCTTTCGGGTGAGATTCACAGTGACTGGCGGGAGCGCATTCGCAGCGGCATCGAGGCCGCCGACCTGCCGGTCGAGCTCACCGCCCCGGTCACCGACCACGGGGCCAGCGACGACTGTGGAACCACCCTTCTCGGCGATGAAGCGAAGCCCTTCTGGCGCGATCACAAGGGCGCCAAGGTCAACGCCATCCGCACCCGCACCCTGCTCGCCGAGGCGGACATCGTGGTGGTGCGCTTCGGCGACCAGTACCGGCAGTGGAACGCCGCTTTCGATGCCGGCTTCACCGCCGCCCTGGGGACACCGCTGATCGTGCTGCACGACCCGCAGCACACCCATGCCCTCAAAGAGGTCGATGCCGCCGCCCTCGCCGTGGCGGAGACCCCCGAGCAGGTGGTCGGGATTCTGCGCTACGTGATCACCGGACGGCTCGCGACCCCGTGACCGCAGCCTCCCGACTCAAGGCGCCGCGCCGCGCGGCCGCCAGGCGGCCATGCCATCGAGTCCCGGACGCCGGGTCAGGCGGCGGATGTCGCGGCCGGCGCGATCGCACACGAACAGCTCGCGATCGTCGTCGATCTCACGGCTGAAAACGATCCAACGGCCGTCCGGAGAGTAGCTGGCGCGGTACTGCTCGACGGCACCGTTGTCGTTGTCCCAGGGATCGATCAAGGCGGTCTTGGTGAAGCCCGCCTCCTCCGCTGCCGACGACTGCAGGACTCGTCGCGGGCTATCTCCTCCGGCGGCTGCCAGCTCGTAGAGCTCGAAGCTGCCGTCGCGGTTCGAGTAAAACAACAGGTGCCGGCCATCCGGCGACCAGGCGGGAGCCAGATTCCAGCCCTTGCCAGAGGTCAACTGGCGGCGGTCTTTGCCGGCCCGGTCCACCGTGTAGAGGTGGACACTGTCATCGCTCTCGCGAAAGCCGGCGAAGGCGATGCGTTCGCCGTCGGGAGAGGCCACCGGCGCAATCTCGTAGAGGTCCGGCGTGGCGGCTCCGATGCGACCGGACTTCTGCGAACGCAGCGGCACCCGGTAGAGATCGAAGTCGCGAATCATCACCACCG
This region of Acidobacteriota bacterium genomic DNA includes:
- a CDS encoding YtoQ family protein, which codes for MSTKIWQVYLSGEIHSDWRERIRSGIEAADLPVELTAPVTDHGASDDCGTTLLGDEAKPFWRDHKGAKVNAIRTRTLLAEADIVVVRFGDQYRQWNAAFDAGFTAALGTPLIVLHDPQHTHALKEVDAAALAVAETPEQVVGILRYVITGRLATP